One Panicum virgatum strain AP13 chromosome 3N, P.virgatum_v5, whole genome shotgun sequence DNA segment encodes these proteins:
- the LOC120666167 gene encoding uncharacterized protein LOC120666167 isoform X1 produces MVDIGTLSRIINAARAIQEAAEKVEQNQEDCEDMKGHVALVTTQLERLKNNGPLMMDTTVSPAVAAFDKILPEAQELVKECQVKRNIIHLLCTAGTLSKKLRRMNKRIMDRTMILMCAMIGRLECQRPTQEQVGHEQPPAAPDGDMSNQQPISIVNEIVGVADRIKETAKMVRRNKDKCLEIDERAGIVSAFLTQLENTDVIKDPALSAKLKKIVNTFQHAYELVTGCQEWKNLFMIWPGQLSKELHKVLDQMVLDLDGITEISIRYTKGRLQK; encoded by the exons ATGGTGGATATTGGAACGCTCAGCCGCATCATCAATGCTGCGCGGGCAATCCAAGAAGCAGCGGAAAAAGTTGAGCAGAATCAAGAGGATTGCGAGGATATgaaagggcacgtcgcgctggTCACGACGCAGCTCGAGCGGCTCAAGAACAACGGGCCGCTGATGATGGACACAACCGTGAGCCCCGCAGTTGCGGCGTTCGACAAGATCCTCCCTGAAGCCCAGGAGCTTGTCAAGGAGTGTCAGGTGAAGAGGAACATCATACATCTTCTGTGTACGGCCGGCACTCTGTCCAAGAAGCTGAGGCGGATGAACAAGAGGATCATGGATAGGACCATGATCCTTATGTGCGCCATGATCGGTCGCCTGGAGTGCCAGCGGCCAACTCAGGAG CAAGTTGGTCATGAGCAACCACCAGCTGCCCCTGATGGTGACATGAGCAATCAGCAACCCATCAGCATAGTCAACGAGATCGTCGGTGTTGCGGACCGGATCAAGGAGACGGCGAAGATGGTTCGCCGGAACAAGGACAAGTGCCTTGAGATCGATGAGCGAGCGGGCATCGTCAGCGCCTTCCTGACGCAGCTTGAGAACACGGACGTGATCAAGGACCCGGCGCTGAGCGCCAAGCTGAAGAAGATCGTCAATACCTTCCAGCACGCCTATGAGCTGGTGACGGGTTGCCAGGAATGGAAGAACTTGTTCATGATCTGGCCAGGCCAACTGTCCAAAGAGCTCCACAAGGTGCTGGACCAAATGGTGCTTGACCTCGATGGCATCACGGAGATCAGTATCCGTTACACAAAAG GCAGGTTACAGAAATGA
- the LOC120666167 gene encoding uncharacterized protein LOC120666167 isoform X2 gives MVDIGTLSRIINAARAIQEAAEKVEQNQEDCEDMKGHVALVTTQLERLKNNGPLMMDTTVSPAVAAFDKILPEAQELVKECQVKRNIIHLLCTAGTLSKKLRRMNKRIMDRTMILMCAMIGRLECQRPTQEQVGHEQPPAAPDGDMSNQQPISIVNEIVGVADRIKETAKMVRRNKDKCLEIDERAGIVSAFLTQLENTDVIKDPALSAKLKKIVNTFQHAYELVTGCQEWKNLFMIWPGQLSKELHKVLDQMVLDLDGITEISIRYTKG, from the exons ATGGTGGATATTGGAACGCTCAGCCGCATCATCAATGCTGCGCGGGCAATCCAAGAAGCAGCGGAAAAAGTTGAGCAGAATCAAGAGGATTGCGAGGATATgaaagggcacgtcgcgctggTCACGACGCAGCTCGAGCGGCTCAAGAACAACGGGCCGCTGATGATGGACACAACCGTGAGCCCCGCAGTTGCGGCGTTCGACAAGATCCTCCCTGAAGCCCAGGAGCTTGTCAAGGAGTGTCAGGTGAAGAGGAACATCATACATCTTCTGTGTACGGCCGGCACTCTGTCCAAGAAGCTGAGGCGGATGAACAAGAGGATCATGGATAGGACCATGATCCTTATGTGCGCCATGATCGGTCGCCTGGAGTGCCAGCGGCCAACTCAGGAG CAAGTTGGTCATGAGCAACCACCAGCTGCCCCTGATGGTGACATGAGCAATCAGCAACCCATCAGCATAGTCAACGAGATCGTCGGTGTTGCGGACCGGATCAAGGAGACGGCGAAGATGGTTCGCCGGAACAAGGACAAGTGCCTTGAGATCGATGAGCGAGCGGGCATCGTCAGCGCCTTCCTGACGCAGCTTGAGAACACGGACGTGATCAAGGACCCGGCGCTGAGCGCCAAGCTGAAGAAGATCGTCAATACCTTCCAGCACGCCTATGAGCTGGTGACGGGTTGCCAGGAATGGAAGAACTTGTTCATGATCTGGCCAGGCCAACTGTCCAAAGAGCTCCACAAGGTGCTGGACCAAATGGTGCTTGACCTCGATGGCATCACGGAGATCAGTATCCGTTACACAAAAG ggtaA